One region of Arthrobacter sp. StoSoilB22 genomic DNA includes:
- a CDS encoding histidinol-phosphate transaminase encodes MTTTDNVPEGVIPRPVVDRLPKYAAGKPPAAIAGLTSYKLSSNENPLPPIPAVLQAIADQTDINRYPDPLATKLRNALADFLDVPADDVVTGAGSLGALNQILGTFAGQNDDGKQDEVIYAWRSFEAYPICVGLAGAASVQIPLLPDGRHDLQTMAAAVTVRTKVILLCTPNNPTGPILTAEETERFIQAVPPNVVVVIDEAYQEFVRDAEAVDGIKLYRKYPNVVVLRTFSKAHGLAGLRVGYSVSGPLLTQHLRVTATPFAVSQIAERAAVTSIENFDQVVERVQSLVDERDRVTAGLRELGWFVPEAQGNFVWLNLGEHSAEFAALAAEQALSVRAFGNEGVRVSIGEVEANTRFLDLCAGYTKAPQGS; translated from the coding sequence ATGACTACTACTGACAACGTACCGGAGGGCGTAATCCCTCGTCCGGTCGTGGACAGGCTCCCCAAATATGCAGCTGGTAAACCACCTGCTGCGATTGCGGGCCTCACCAGCTATAAATTGTCGTCCAACGAAAACCCTCTGCCTCCGATTCCTGCAGTGTTGCAGGCAATCGCAGATCAGACCGATATCAATCGCTATCCGGACCCGCTGGCCACAAAGCTGCGTAACGCCTTGGCTGACTTCCTTGATGTTCCGGCTGACGATGTTGTCACGGGCGCCGGCAGCCTGGGGGCACTGAACCAAATCCTGGGCACCTTTGCAGGGCAGAATGACGACGGTAAGCAGGACGAGGTGATTTACGCCTGGCGCTCCTTCGAGGCGTACCCCATCTGCGTCGGCCTCGCCGGGGCAGCAAGTGTCCAAATTCCGCTGCTGCCAGACGGGCGCCACGACCTCCAAACCATGGCTGCCGCAGTAACCGTCCGCACCAAGGTCATCCTCCTGTGTACGCCGAACAACCCTACTGGTCCCATCCTTACGGCCGAGGAAACGGAACGCTTCATCCAGGCGGTGCCGCCCAATGTGGTGGTTGTCATCGATGAGGCGTACCAGGAGTTCGTCCGGGATGCGGAGGCTGTGGACGGCATCAAGCTCTACCGTAAATACCCCAATGTGGTGGTTCTGAGGACCTTCTCCAAAGCGCACGGACTGGCTGGCCTGCGCGTTGGCTACAGTGTCTCCGGTCCCTTGCTGACCCAGCATCTCCGGGTGACGGCCACTCCGTTCGCCGTTTCCCAGATTGCGGAGCGAGCTGCCGTTACGTCCATCGAGAATTTCGATCAGGTTGTGGAAAGGGTACAAAGCCTGGTGGATGAACGGGATCGCGTGACGGCTGGCCTGAGGGAACTCGGTTGGTTTGTTCCAGAGGCTCAAGGCAACTTTGTTTGGTTGAATCTTGGGGAGCACAGCGCGGAGTTTGCTGCTTTGGCGGCGGAACAGGCCCTGTCAGTCCGTGCCTTTGGAAACGAGGGTGTACGAGTCAGCATTGGCGAGGTGGAAGCCAACACCCGCTTCTTGGATCTCTGTGCAGGTTATACAAAGGCTCCGCAAGGTTCCTAG
- a CDS encoding phage holin family protein: protein MGSFIIRVLINGLALWVATWLLQGMDISTSATESAAANAGLTQGADTAGIILAYLFIGLIFGVVNAFVRPLVRLLSLPVTILTLGLFTIVINAAMLYLTAWLSTFTPVHLTIDSFFWTAILASIIISIISMVAGLIPGAKKR from the coding sequence ATGGGTTCATTCATCATTCGTGTCTTGATCAACGGGCTTGCCTTGTGGGTTGCAACCTGGCTCCTGCAAGGCATGGACATCTCCACCAGCGCCACGGAATCGGCCGCGGCCAACGCCGGACTCACCCAGGGCGCAGACACCGCCGGCATCATCCTGGCGTACCTGTTCATCGGCCTGATCTTCGGAGTGGTGAACGCCTTCGTCCGCCCCTTGGTCAGGCTGTTGTCCCTTCCGGTGACCATCCTGACGCTGGGTCTGTTCACTATCGTGATCAATGCAGCCATGCTGTACCTGACGGCATGGCTGAGTACCTTCACGCCCGTGCACCTCACTATTGACTCCTTCTTCTGGACAGCAATCCTTGCCTCCATCATCATCAGCATCATTTCCATGGTGGCGGGCCTTATTCCGGGTGCCAAGAAGCGCTAA
- the purB gene encoding adenylosuccinate lyase, translated as MAESLRVSLASEPLALGALDGRYRAAVAPLVDYLSEAALNRDRVHVEVEWLIHLTSQSVLPGAGPLSDQQVAQLRAIVTEFNAASVNELAEIEAVTVHDVKAVEYYIGRRLGAIGIENLTAMVHFGCTSEDINNLSYAVGIKGAVEDVWLPNATALVKQIEAMAEANRSVPMLSRTHGQPATPTTLGKELAVIAHRLNRQLARIAKTEYLGKINGATGTYAAHVASVPSADWEAVAKTFVEGLGLTWNPLTTQIESHDWQAELYADIARFNRILHNVCTDIWSYISIGYFRQIPVAGATGSSTMPHKVNPIRFENAEANLEISNGLLDTLGATLVTSRWQRDLTDSSSQRNIGVAFGHSLLAISNVAKGLKALDVAEEVLAGDLDTNWEVLGEAIQMVMRAEAIAGVEGMENPYERLKDFTRGQRVDGARMQEFVQGLGLSADAEARLLALTPGKYTGIADKLVDHLQ; from the coding sequence ATGGCTGAATCCCTCCGCGTGTCTCTCGCTTCCGAACCCCTCGCCCTTGGCGCCCTCGACGGGCGCTACCGTGCCGCCGTCGCGCCCCTCGTGGATTACTTGTCCGAGGCCGCGCTTAACCGCGATCGCGTTCACGTCGAAGTCGAGTGGCTCATCCACCTGACCAGCCAGTCCGTTCTGCCCGGCGCCGGGCCTCTGTCTGACCAGCAGGTGGCCCAGTTGCGTGCCATCGTTACCGAATTCAACGCTGCGTCCGTCAACGAACTCGCGGAAATAGAAGCCGTCACCGTCCACGACGTCAAAGCTGTTGAGTACTACATCGGCCGCCGCCTAGGGGCAATCGGCATCGAGAACCTCACCGCCATGGTGCACTTCGGTTGCACGTCCGAGGACATCAACAACCTTTCCTACGCTGTGGGAATCAAGGGTGCGGTGGAGGATGTGTGGCTGCCCAACGCCACCGCCCTAGTGAAGCAGATCGAGGCCATGGCCGAGGCAAACCGCTCCGTGCCCATGCTGTCCCGCACCCACGGCCAGCCAGCCACGCCCACCACCTTGGGCAAGGAACTTGCTGTCATTGCTCACCGTTTGAACCGCCAGTTGGCGCGCATCGCCAAGACTGAGTACCTCGGCAAGATCAACGGCGCCACCGGAACGTACGCAGCCCACGTGGCTTCAGTTCCCAGCGCTGACTGGGAAGCGGTCGCCAAGACGTTCGTGGAAGGCCTGGGCCTCACGTGGAACCCGCTCACGACGCAGATCGAGAGCCACGACTGGCAGGCTGAGCTGTACGCGGACATCGCGCGCTTCAACCGCATCCTGCACAACGTTTGCACGGACATCTGGAGCTACATCTCCATCGGCTACTTCCGTCAGATTCCGGTTGCCGGGGCCACCGGCTCCTCCACCATGCCGCACAAGGTGAACCCGATCCGCTTCGAGAACGCCGAAGCCAACCTGGAAATCTCCAACGGGCTCTTGGACACTTTGGGGGCCACCCTGGTGACCTCCCGCTGGCAGCGCGACCTTACGGACTCCTCGTCGCAGCGGAACATCGGCGTCGCATTCGGCCACTCGTTGCTCGCCATCTCCAATGTGGCCAAGGGTTTGAAGGCCCTCGACGTCGCAGAAGAGGTCCTCGCGGGCGATCTCGACACCAACTGGGAAGTCCTTGGCGAAGCCATTCAGATGGTCATGCGGGCCGAGGCAATTGCCGGCGTCGAAGGCATGGAAAACCCTTACGAGCGCCTCAAGGACTTTACCCGCGGACAGCGTGTGGACGGCGCCCGCATGCAGGAATTCGTGCAGGGTCTCGGCCTCTCCGCTGACGCCGAAGCCCGCCTGCTCGCGCTGACCCCGGGCAAGTACACGGGCATCGCGGACAAACTGGTGGACCACCTTCAGTAA
- a CDS encoding histidine phosphatase family protein, with protein sequence MKLLLIRHGQTPGNVAGQLDTAFPGPGLTKLGERQASALPKALAHEAIEALYTSTLLRTQRTVAPLAKAIGLEPAILDGVHEIEAGSLEKKTDHESHRRYMSTVFAWTDGHLDVRMPGASDGHDFFARFDASVQQVAAAGHSTAAIVSHGAAIRCWAGRRATDIDTVFAETHQLPNTGIVALEGDPESGWRVLHWDQIPGGGTALADHTAEDPTGEALHP encoded by the coding sequence ATGAAGCTCCTGTTGATCAGGCACGGACAGACACCCGGCAACGTCGCAGGCCAGTTGGACACTGCGTTCCCGGGCCCCGGGCTGACCAAGCTCGGTGAGCGCCAGGCGTCCGCCCTGCCGAAGGCTCTGGCCCATGAAGCAATCGAAGCCCTGTACACCTCCACCCTGCTGCGCACTCAGCGGACCGTCGCTCCCCTGGCGAAAGCTATCGGATTGGAGCCGGCAATCCTGGACGGAGTCCATGAGATCGAGGCGGGCTCACTTGAAAAGAAGACCGACCACGAATCTCACCGCCGTTACATGAGCACCGTCTTTGCGTGGACGGATGGCCACTTGGATGTGCGCATGCCCGGGGCTTCTGACGGACACGACTTCTTTGCCAGATTTGACGCTTCAGTCCAGCAGGTTGCGGCCGCAGGACATTCGACGGCGGCAATCGTCAGCCACGGTGCTGCTATCCGTTGCTGGGCGGGCCGTCGGGCGACAGACATCGACACCGTGTTCGCCGAAACGCATCAACTCCCCAACACTGGGATCGTTGCGTTGGAAGGGGACCCGGAAAGCGGATGGCGGGTGCTTCATTGGGACCAAATCCCTGGCGGAGGCACGGCGCTGGCAGACCACACCGCGGAGGACCCGACGGGCGAGGCACTTCACCCCTGA